Genomic DNA from Oscillospiraceae bacterium:
CTCATTAAAGAGACAGAAATCCGCTCAGAAATAATATGAAAAAACAAACAATCAACGAAAACTATTTGGATAAAATCCCCGTAATGAGCGAAAACCTCACCTACAAGGTGAACGATGACGGCATCGTTACCTTGGCGATAGAAAACACGGGAGTGATGAACCGTATCGCCCAAAAAATCTTTCGTAAGCCAAAAGTCTCCTATATCCACTTGGATGAATTGGGAAGCTTTATCTGGAAATTGATTGACGGAAAAACTGCCATTTTCGATATGGGTGATGCCGTAAAAGAGCAGTTTGGCGAAAAGGCAGAGCCCCTTTATCCAAGATTGGCAAAATATATTTCTATTTTGGAAAGTTACGGCTTTGTCACTCTTAAATAGACTTGAAAAACCGCGCAGAATTTATAAATCTCACCACTCGCTGTACCGTTATGAAATAAACGGCGTGCCGAGGTCGTCAAGCCCTACCCCATCATAAAAGATTTGCATAACAAAAACACCGTAGAAATTCAATTTCTACGGTGTTTTTTACTATCATCATTTTATGATTCTCTCTACTCTCAAAAGGCGAGGTACAAGGCTCTCCCGCTCGGGGAGAGCTGTCAGCAAAGCTGACTGAGAGGGCATAAA
This window encodes:
- a CDS encoding PqqD family protein, with protein sequence MKKQTINENYLDKIPVMSENLTYKVNDDGIVTLAIENTGVMNRIAQKIFRKPKVSYIHLDELGSFIWKLIDGKTAIFDMGDAVKEQFGEKAEPLYPRLAKYISILESYGFVTLK